gacagagaggggatagaggaagacagcaagagagagaatgggagagagaggggatagagggagacagcaagagagagaatgagagagagagaggggatagagggagacagcaagagagagaatgagagagagagagagaggggatagagggagacagcaagggagagaatgagagacagagaggggatagagggagacagcaagagagagaatgagagagagaggggatagagggagacagcaagggagagaatgagagacagagaggggatagagggagacagcaagagagagaatgagagagagaggggatagagggagacagcaagagagagaatgagagacagagaggggatagagggagacagcaagagagagaatgagagacagagaggggatagagggagacagcaagagagagaatgagagacagcgaggggatagagggagacagcaagagagagaatgagagagagaggggatagagggagacagcaagggagagaatgagagacagagaggggatagagggagacagcaagagagagaatgagagagagaggggatagagggagagagatagaaagaaaaagcagaaacagaaagagaggagacagagggagaaagaaaagagCTGAaacagagacaatgagagagaaaaagagaaagtgcAGAAACAgcaagagaatgaaagagaaaagagagagaggaagagagagaaaagagtggaGACAGCAAGAGAAAGAGTTATGTGCTAGGAGTTTTGCGTGTTTTAATCCATACTGTCTGAGATCAGTACTAAAGTGAGCCAGTTCCTTCATCAAGGATTTGTCcccaatagcaccctattccttacatagtgcactactggactggtcaaaagtggtgcactatatagggaatagaatgtAATTTGGGATGAAGCCAGACCATGAGATGCACATTGCTTACTAATTTGTAAAGCAACTCCTCCCTCTAGTGGTCAATGGTAATCAACCATCATTGTTTTCCAACACATCTCCAATCAGGCAAGATTAGGCAGAGGAGATAGGCCTACAGCAGTAGCACAAGTGGTCATTTGGAGCATATTCAGTGTGCGGGCCTTTCTGTTCTATTCAAGATTTTAATAACCCAAAAAATACACCCACCCCACTGATCAAACAAGGAGATAACTGCAGATGCAACAAATTCAAAATCTTCTCTTTCTTCTgtcggggcagcaggtagcctagtggttagagcgttgggccaacaACCGGAAGGTTGAtgaatcgaatccctgagctgacaaggtaaaaatctgttgttctgcacctgagcgaggcagttaacccactggtccctGTAAGCTGTGGATGTTGAGTAAGGCAGCACCTCTCTAATTCAGAGGTGTTGGGTTAATGCAGTTGGACAACTGAATTTGATACAATAAACAAGATTGGGAAAGTCAGAGAAATAGTTAGTTAAAGTACCTTCCAAAAACAGTCCAATTTGTGTTTTGAAAGCCCACATGGGAACAACAAGGGGCGATAACAGCAATGAACTACCAAAGCAGAAAAACTCATTTACTCCCTTTCAAAAAGGTGCCTGTTGGCATTTCTATCCCCCCACCAAGTCAGTGCAAAATCAGGAGAAAAATTCAGTGGAGTTTGTTGAAACCGGTTGTCTCTGGCGCGTGTCCCGAACACAGAAGTGCCCACAACACAGAAGTGCCCACTCTGCTGGGGCTGATCCGCCTTAGGCTGGTCGGACGTGAGTTATAAGTCCACTAAATCAGCTCCAGATCCGGCTGACTCCCCACTCTGCCTTTCCCTCTGCTCTGTCAttagcaggcacacacacacagtctggaggCAGAGAGCGTGTGGTGGAGAGCAGTGCCTAGATAGTGATTAGACAGGGACAGACTGAGGGCTTGAGTGAGGGTTTAtgttctgtgtgtgagtgtggtggggggggggacctTTTAGGACTGAGGTAGCTATTCCCAGAGCTAAACTGCAGAGTGAGATTTTTACACATTACTGACTGCCTAGAGAGGCACACAGTCACTTTCATAACAGTTGCTCAATGTAAGCTCTTGGGTCAGATATTGGAAGGCAGTGGTGTTTGGGCCTAAAGATCCAAGACGTTATCAGAACATGCATGTGTAACAGACCTGAATTGGTTAAACTCCTCAGCTTGGAATACGAATCCAACTTGTACCTTTTCGGTGGCACAGCTGGCTAAAGGTGTTTCATGAGGGTGGTCACGGTACAGCTAAGCACAGTGACCCCCGTCACATGTAACAGGACAAACAAAACACAGTGCCTTCATAAAACCTTCCATCTTTATTTCCAACTAACAGACCTCAGCTTACAGCGGGTGAATCAGACAATTCAATAGAAAACCTGCAATATCTCCAGGAAGAGAGAGATTTTGGAGAATAACCAGGACCACCTGGTCTTCTTGTTCTTGCCTCATGTCCACCATTGTGTTTCCTCTCAATACATCCATCtttatccctcctccctctctttctccatccatccatccatccatccatccctctctctctctcccagatggTCAGTGGGCGAGTCAGGAGTCAGTCTCCCACTCTCAGTCTGGAACCGCCCCTCTCCTGCAAGGCCCCCCTGCCATTGGTCCTTGGTTACCACGGTGGCGACATGGGCTGGGGGTTCTGGAGGTATGACATCACCACGGCTGAGATGGACAGCCTGATCGAAAGAAGagattgaagaaaaaaaaaggatGAGAGAAAATAAAAATTAATTAGCAATAAATATTGAAGAGATTGCTCAGCAGAAGCATCAGTGCCTTCAGGTTCGGTGGTTACACTGTGTCCTCTTTTTCACAGATCTAAGATCAGCTTACCATCCCTTAGGTCTTAACCTTCACTATAAAAGAAAAACCAAACCGACCttggatcagtgtgtgtgtaatatatatatacatacacacacacaataaaaacaGTAGGGACTCGCCCACATCCATTGTGATTAGGCCTATATCGCAGTTGCTGCATATAACACTTCAACATTTTGCTGATCCACACAGTTTGTGTTACCAGCCAGGACGGCATAGAGACAATCTTTAATAAAAAACTAATCTAGGTGATGGACTGAGAGGCATCTCCTACTGATGTCCTGACACACTCTACTTTACCTGcagagccacacacactactTTTCCTGGAAAAatgccacacagacacacacgctccCACAAAGTAAGTGGTATTATCTGCTGTAGTTAATTGTTATGGGTAAATGCAACACCTGGAGGTCAATGTTAAAAGCTTTTGGCCATTAAAGCTGAGCCCATCGCATGTCACAATGCCAGGTAGAGCCGAGCATTGCCAAACTAACTTCCGGTGTCTTTAGTTTTATTGCCAGGAGTGCATTCATTAGCGCAACCCGTAGCAAAACATTTAGCAATGAAAAGTGTTTTTTTATTGGACACATTCCGGTTAGTCCCTCCTCCGTTTGGTTCCTAGGGAATTACACCCCAGGCAGAATAAGAGCTGCCAAACTAACTTCCTGCTGCGTCCTGGTATTACAGTTAACACATTAACAGTGAGCCATTATGAGACAGATAATAGATAACTCTGCATTTTGGCATAATAGCAGACACTTTTTACACTTTTCTTTCACTCGCCCTCATAGTCGCATACAGACCCTGGGTAGGTTACCTGGGTAGGTTGGAAATATGAGACTTGATAAAAGAgacagaacacatacacacacagacagagagacacagagagagagagacacacacacatatttgttCTACTCACATAAAGCTGCTCATCATCTGTTTGGTGTCTTCGGAGCTGCGTGAGTTAGCGAAGCTGATGAAGGAGCAGTACACTGCTATCCACGCACACCACTTTAACTGAAACACACAACACAGAAGGTTAAGGACCACAGAATGACCCACATACTATACTTTATaatgcgctgtgtgtgtgtcagcttttCTGCATGAGGCTGTAGAAGTGCTGTGGCATAGCCAGACAGTTACTAATGTATGGGGTGTAAGATAATGTGCCTACGTGTAACAGGTTAAGATCATACTGCAATTTCAATCCACTGCTTGAAATGTCACCATTAGCATTGCTGAATATGTGCCTTTTTCGATGGCGCAACTGGCTAGTATGTTGTCAAGCGGGCGGTCATGTGTGTTTGAGAAGCAGAGGATCACTAGTTTGAGCTCAGTAAGACGACAGGGAGAGTGAAGGAAGATACGTTGCTATGCTAGCACAGGGACACCGGTGCCCTACATAACATTTTAGGACTGATTTCAGGGGCAGCAGAGGGAAAGGTGTTGATTAAAAGAGCCATTAAATAGTTGGTAGCGTCAAGGTTACCGGTGTGCTGGACTTTTCATCAACTCCACTATCGGACGTAGTGACAATTCATCCAATCGTAGAGTAGTAGACCGTCACATTACCTAGGTGGGTGTAACGGTGTATCacccagcaccacacacagtcAATTAGGGATATGTGACAGAAAGTACTGGCTCCAGTTGATTTGGGGGCACACACCCTTCTAGGATAAACCACTCAGTTGAAAGGTTGGAGTTGGTCCCCAAGTGGTAGACTTTAGTCCCGTAAATGGGAACACAGTGGGGCAACTTCTCCTTTGGGaggttctctcacacacacacacacacacacacacacacacacacacacacacacacacacacacacacacacacacacacacacacacacacacacacacacacacacacacacacacacacacacacacacacacacaatgggggAGGGGCGAggtcgtctgtgtgtgtgtgtgtgtgtgtgtgtgtcagtgtggtaAAAACAGATGTCTCTGGGTCACCTTCAGCATCAGGCCACACATGCTGAAGATCATGCCGAGTAGGTTCATGTAGTCTGGAGTCGGGTCTTCCAGGGTGGGGTTTGCTTCCGTGCTGGGGGGCTTGTatctgtaacaacaacaaccaagatATGAATGACCCTACCACAAATAACGCAACTAGCTACCTTACTTAGCTATACGTCAGTGTAACAACATCTAGTTAGTTCACAAAATGACAGGCGTTctagctagcttgttagctagtcTATAATCGCGTTAGAATAGTGCTGAAGACGTGTGATTTAGCTAAGTAGCTATCTCGTTAGCGCGCAAACCCAACCACATTTACTCAATTGTACTCACCGGATAATTTTGTTTACCCTTTGTGGGCCTGACATGTTGTTTGCGGACATAATGTCCTTCTTGTTGAGATATTTTTAAGGATTAATTTAGTGGCAAAACGGTGTTGAGCGGGACCCGTCAGCTAGCTCGGCGAATGAAGGGGCGGGGCCTATAATTTCCGCCGTGCGatggatgtatttcaaaataAATGCTTTAAAGGACGCGAAGGACTCTATCAATGCGGAGGGAGAATGTTCGGACTTTTATTTTGACACAAATACTTTTACCCGGAACGAAACGATTATCACAGACAGGAAGTAAAccacacatttgcaaaaatattaaCATTCTGGAGCATAAACTGTAGGGGGAAAAAAGTACGTTCGTTTGCTGTTAGCTAACAGAAATCAATATGAGTCAGTTAATGATTGCTCTCTCATCAAACTAAAGCGAACAAGCAAGGTATTTCAGGTAGATATCATTCCAAGTTCCATAATGCTCTTTCCATAGCACTTGCTCTTTCCACTACTAACGTTAGCGTAGTTGATGCTCAAGTCAGGAGAAAAATAATAGCCAAAtgtttcaacctctctttctaCAGGCAGAAGTGTGAAATGTCGTTTCCCCAGCCCAAACCTGAGGTCCCTCAGCTCCCCCAAAACCTTCTCAGGACCATAGACTGCCAACAAGGGGCTGTAAGAGCTGTGCGATTCAATGGTGAGAACTCAAACAAACACCCATACCGTGAGGTATGACTGTTGCTCTACTTGGAGCTGCTTGTGTATCTACATAACGCGTTTCAGGTGTTTTTCATCCTCTCATTTTCTCTCgacccacctctctcccccacccctctccctctctttctcagctGATGGTAACTACCTGCTGTCTTGCGGCagtgacaagtctctgaagttGTGGAGTGTAAGTCGAGGGACACTGCTGAAGACGTACAGTGGCCATGGATACGAGGTTCTAGATGCTGATGGGTCAGTGTCTGTATTATTACACAAACCTATATCAGAAAGTAAGCTGGCCCTCTTTGAAGTCTTGTAGATCGATGCATTGCGCTCTTTTTGGTTGTAAAGCCCTCTTGCATAAACTTAACTACGTTACTTAATTGTTAACCTGCAGAGGTACGAGTTACCAGACCCAGTCTCAGGGATGGCTTACTCTGGAGATCCCTTTCATCTCCACTGAGTTAGGTACATTTTTGAATCTGATTTAACCAAAAAGGGTGTAAAACGTGATGATTTGGTGTCTacagcaggggtctccaaccttttctgTCACGAGACCTGCAACTCTTCCCGGGGTCCTAGGTGTTCAACAGATGTGTTTTATGTCAATATACCTCGTAAAATCATTTTTAAAACTACTCTCAATATTACAATTATTCAAAGAGAAACATCGTAAATTGATGTTTTGAGTCCATGTCAGTGCTTAAATCACATCTGAAGAAAAGAATTGGTctgaaaaaaaaacaattaatTTAAACGTTTTAGTGAAGAGGGGAATGTGTCAGTTGAGCAATGTTTCTGCTGAGACAACTGCTGCAGCACGTCATGGCAGGGTTTGCAAAACAATCGCCACCCAATTGATACAAATAATCAAAATATAGTTCTGtcaggtaagcctactttgcacttaacatttaattgagaaggttttggggGAAAGTCTTTCTGTCTACCCACAAGACGGTTATCATCATTGCTAACTTTCCTGCAAACAGAGTGATAGATAAACACGTGCACTAAACAGACagcaatattgctggaaatgaATTGTCAGATATTGTGCTACGTTTGGATTTTGAAGGAAGTGGTGGCTAACCAGGAGAGGGATATTGTCACTGTGGATTTGATTGGATAGTAGCAGGGAGCTTTATGTCTAGGACCGTTTGCGATGgaacacatttaaaaaatgcaCTTTCAGAACTGATTGGCGAGCTACTCACAGGTGGGCTGAGAGCTACTGGTAGATCTGCCTGATGGAGACCCTTGCTCTAGAGCaatacagacagctgattgaggaacaCTTTATTGAAGAATGTGTTTGGTAAAGGCCAAATTTGGGTTAAataaagctgatcctagatctgattGAGTGGGAAGCACTTAACTTCACTAAGCGTTCTCTTTCAGTGTGATAGCTAGCTTATATGCAGACGCCAAAGCCTGTATGTTCCCCTATATGAAGTAGGAGATATGCATTAGAAATGATACATACGGTATAGTTGATAGATAAGAAGCAGCACATTTTTTACTCATTCAGTATTCTTGTTTAAGTTCCCCTATCCATCCATCTGCCTTCTGTGTCCattactctctgtctgtcttgcctCTGCTGGTCATTCTCTATGTGATCAATCTGCTTGCTTGTGtagtcttcctctctccatctgcctgcTTTGTCCTTCACTGTCTCCCTGCTGCCTCTGGGCCCCTGGGGGAATATGATCTGAGGTAGTGGTGTGTGTCTTACCATCGATTCCTTCCCTAGTTCCTATGACAACAGCCAGCTGTGTTCCTGCAGCTCGGACAAGACGGTGATCCTCTGGGACGTCGCCACGGGACAGGTCACCCGGAAACTCAGGGGTCACGCTGGGGTGAGAGAAAACAATACAACTATATTTTCctgtgtcacagagagagagatggagttttagagaaagaggggagggggaaagaggcgGGTAGGAGAGGTCAGGTGGGTCAGAAAAAAATATAGAAAGAGAAGTTGAGATGTTGAAGGAATAGAGACAGGAAAGAATACAACAACTAAACCTCTAACTGGAGCCATTTATTAACATGGATATGGCTCtgcctctggtctgtctctctgtttgcagAAAGTCAACTGTGTCCAGTTCAATGAAGAAGCTACAGTCATTTTATCTGGTGAGTTTTCTCGTTCCTCCGTCCTTCCTCAGCAAAGTGCATCTCAGTCACCTCTACAACCAGGTTTGTGGCTTCAGCATTGTCCTGCTCATCCACAACAGGACCCacctcaagtgtgtgtgtgtgtgtgtgtgtgtgtgtgtgtgtgtgtgtgtgtgtgtgtgtgtgtgtgtgtgtgtgtgtactcgtgTCGGTCTCTAGGCTCCATAGATGGTACAGTGCGCTGCTGGGACACCAGGTCCAGAAAATTTGACCCCATCCAGATTCTGGACGAGGCTCAGGATGGTGTCAGCAGTCTGAAGGTGTCTGAACACGAGCTGCTCACTGGGTCAGTACCAAGTCTGAACCTTTCTGTTCATTTCAGTTTGATTCTTATAGAAGAGTCCTCTAAGCATCTTTTCTATCTCATGTCGTTCTCCAGGTCAGTGGACGGGAGAGTGAGACGGTATGACCTGCGGATGGGCCAGCTGCATGTGGACTTCAtcaacagtcagtatctagtcTTACCAACTAGTTGTTGTACTAAATATCACTAACTTCTGTACCTAAACCACGCTGAGTCGCATTGATTTgttatgtgtttgtctctgtgttccaggccccatcacgtgtgtgtgtttcagtgcggACGGCCAGTGCACTCTGACCTCCAGCCTGGACTCCACCGTGCGTCTACTGGACAAGAGCACAGGGGAGATGCTGGGAGAGTACACAGGACACAAGATGAAGGGCTACAAGCTGGACTGCTGTCTGTCTAGTAAGGATACTCACGTCCTGAGCTGCTCTGAAGACGGACACGTGTACTGCTGGGACCTGGTAGAGGTACGAGGGATGGATGATTTGTTCATCTAATAGATAGTTCCACTACCTATCAAAATGAattgatttgattggttgattttgCTAACTGGATGCGTATTTGAAACGGAATAGCACAGCAGTATCTGTAAATGTCAACAGCTGCAGATTCAAGGACTTGGTATGTGTGTCTATTGGTGTTAGATTCTTTCCCTCTTTGAAcatctcttgtttctctctcaggGTTCTCTGATGCTGAAGCTGCCAGTCGGGAAGGCTGTCGTCCAATCGCTGTCTTTCCATCCCTCGGAGACCCGCCTCCTCACAGCCATGGAGGGGCGTGTCCAGGTGTGGGGGGCGGAGCCAGAGGAAActgaagaggaggtggtggttgTTCAACAGGAAAAAGCATAGTAATCATTAGGTGGACATGACAGAAAGGACAAGAGTCATGATATCGTCAGAACTGATGAgtactactgtactgaactgccTGTTCTTCACTAAGGGTTAGGGATCGGATTTTGGTTCAGGGAAATGGTTGTGTGGTTGAAAAGTGCCGTTGCTTCCATGGCTAAAATATGGAATAAATCAATGAAAGTACTGCTGATGTCCCAGCATTATCaataatgttttttaaaatattcattgtaaatattttgtaaatgatgagTTTTGAATAAACCCTTTGTATTTTCCAAATGAACCATAGGCTCTAATATATATTTCTTAGTAGCCATGAGGGAAAATGTAATTTCACTCACCAACATTGGTCATAaaacatgtagatatggttgtcTTTATTACGAGTTGTACATATGAATGTGGCACATGGACAAAATAAATTAAGTAGCATCATACCGttaacatctcaaataaataaataatttattttACATAAATACCTTGTTGGTTTGCTGAGGACCTTTTTTCGAATTGTAACAGTTTTACTCAACAATCAACCATAGTGTTAACCACTATTCATTTAATCTATGCAGCAAAATAAGATCCATTCAACGTCATTGGTATAATAAAAAAACTCCCCCAAAGCAactttaaataaatataaatatatacatacgcAAAATGAATGCATTTCTTTCTAGCAAATTATAGCTACATCTGTAATCTCTTTCCTCCTGATTCTCCTTTTGTACAGCCTGAGCCTCTATGCCGCTCCCATTGCATTCTGAACAGCCAATGGCCACGGCCCAAAAGTCAATGTTCAGGCCCTCCCCCTTCACGTCCAGCTCCTCCCCATTAACCCACACAGGTACACCCTGCAGCCGACAGCTTCTCCACCTTGTGCCAGCGATGGGTGTTATCCAAAAAGGCTAGATCTTCGTGGTGGGTGGGCCTGCAGCATGGTCCATTCTGCCACGGCTCTCCATTCTGCTCGGGCAGGGCCCCCCTCAGGAGCAGGTTGGTCAGGGTCAGATCATGGTTGGAGCGGACACGGGGACAGTCTCCGCTGCAGTACTTGAAGAGGACGGTCTCGTCCGCGTCGTAGCCCAGACCCAG
This genomic window from Oncorhynchus kisutch isolate 150728-3 linkage group LG20, Okis_V2, whole genome shotgun sequence contains:
- the LOC116355492 gene encoding protein Asterix; the protein is MSANNMSGPQRVNKIIRYKPPSTEANPTLEDPTPDYMNLLGMIFSMCGLMLKLKWCAWIAVYCSFISFANSRSSEDTKQMMSSFMLSISAVVMSYLQNPQPMSPPW
- the LOC116355491 gene encoding WD repeat domain-containing protein 83 isoform X2, producing MSFPQPKPEVPQLPQNLLRTIDCQQGAVRAVRFNADGNYLLSCGSDKSLKLWSVSRGTLLKTYSGHGYEVLDADGSYDNSQLCSCSSDKTVILWDVATGQVTRKLRGHAGKVNCVQFNEEATVILSGSIDGTVRCWDTRSRKFDPIQILDEAQDGVSSLKVSEHELLTGSVDGRVRRYDLRMGQLHVDFINSPITCVCFSADGQCTLTSSLDSTVRLLDKSTGEMLGEYTGHKMKGYKLDCCLSSKDTHVLSCSEDGHVYCWDLVEGSLMLKLPVGKAVVQSLSFHPSETRLLTAMEGRVQVWGAEPEETEEEVVVVQQEKA
- the LOC116355491 gene encoding WD repeat domain-containing protein 83 isoform X1, translating into MSFPQPKPEVPQLPQNLLRTIDCQQGAVRAVRFNADGNYLLSCGSDKSLKLWSVSRGTLLKTYSGHGYEVLDADGSYDNSQLCSCSSDKTVILWDVATGQVTRKLRGHAGKVNCVQFNEEATVILSGEFSRSSVLPQQSASQSPLQPGLWLQHCPAHPQQDPPQVCVCVCVCVCVCVCVCVCVCVCVYSCRSLGSIDGTVRCWDTRSRKFDPIQILDEAQDGVSSLKVSEHELLTGSVDGRVRRYDLRMGQLHVDFINSPITCVCFSADGQCTLTSSLDSTVRLLDKSTGEMLGEYTGHKMKGYKLDCCLSSKDTHVLSCSEDGHVYCWDLVEGSLMLKLPVGKAVVQSLSFHPSETRLLTAMEGRVQVWGAEPEETEEEVVVVQQEKA